Proteins from a single region of Desulfolutivibrio sulfoxidireducens:
- the thyX gene encoding FAD-dependent thymidylate synthase yields the protein MSATSQNVRLLAVTPNALELIYAAFRQCYHAGYVGDMWDRLLSGEISRGKQADFVARILTSGHESPVEHVSFTFAIEGVSRTLTHQLVRHRIASYSQQSQRYVDAKDFDYVLPPSLAKVPEARARYEAFMREAATAYRDLQALLVASGREARASNEDARFVLPGGVETKIVATMNCRSLLHFFELRCCMRAQWEIRALAGRMLALCREALPVIFSAAGAKCERLGYCPEDERFSCGKYPVRRENLHNPA from the coding sequence ATGTCCGCCACATCCCAGAATGTCCGCCTCCTGGCCGTGACCCCGAACGCCCTGGAACTGATCTACGCCGCCTTTCGCCAGTGCTACCACGCCGGCTACGTGGGGGACATGTGGGACAGGCTGTTGTCCGGGGAGATTTCCCGTGGCAAACAGGCCGATTTCGTGGCCCGCATCCTCACCTCCGGCCACGAAAGCCCGGTGGAGCACGTGAGCTTCACCTTCGCCATCGAGGGCGTGTCCCGGACGCTTACCCACCAGTTGGTGCGCCACCGCATCGCCTCCTATTCCCAGCAGAGCCAGCGCTACGTGGACGCCAAGGATTTCGACTACGTGCTGCCGCCGTCCCTGGCCAAAGTCCCCGAGGCCAGGGCCCGCTACGAGGCCTTTATGAGGGAGGCGGCCACGGCCTATCGCGACCTTCAGGCCCTTTTGGTGGCAAGCGGCCGGGAGGCGCGGGCCTCGAACGAGGATGCCCGCTTCGTGCTGCCCGGCGGGGTCGAGACCAAGATCGTGGCCACCATGAACTGCCGGTCGCTGTTGCATTTTTTCGAGCTTCGCTGCTGCATGCGCGCCCAGTGGGAGATCCGCGCCCTGGCCGGGCGCATGCTGGCCCTTTGCCGCGAGGCCCTGCCGGTCATCTTCTCCGCCGCCGGGGCCAAATGTGAGCGCCTGGGCTATTGTCCCGAGGACGAGCGCTTCAGTTGCGGCAAGTATCCGGTCCGTCGGGAAAATCTCCATAATCCAGCCTAA
- a CDS encoding chromosomal replication initiator protein DnaA has translation MEQLWTQTKLILEKTVSPGLFHLWIKPLTAQVAGETLELTAPNAFVAAWVNERLLDAIAEAAASVMGKRPKVAVVAADARPGPHPHEKDRGPKAPVTIVPLGLPPAMPLRTVAEDRFRFSFDDFVVGPSNELAYVASKGICERTLASEQLFITSAPGLGKTHLLQAIGQQLCLGGGKARPRVVYLTAEEFAGRLIMAIKARDVERFKTSFRESVDVLLLEDIHFFRDKPRIQAELLNTLKALRSRGCRLVFTSSFLPKELSGVDDQLASRFCSGFLAGIEPPDLPTRKRILERKAAVHQVLLPENVSDLLAEHLRADIRQIESCIQNLALKARLLNRGISLEMAWEVLGNYKLENPTLTLDDIVDYVCDVYRISPELLSSKSRKREHVLARNTAFLLARRHTELSLQDIGQRFNRRHSTVVKGITTLERHLSLETPLGRQIEKTMERLAP, from the coding sequence ATGGAACAGCTCTGGACCCAAACCAAGCTCATTCTCGAGAAGACCGTCAGCCCCGGCCTTTTTCATCTTTGGATCAAACCCTTAACCGCCCAGGTGGCTGGCGAAACCCTGGAATTGACCGCGCCCAACGCCTTCGTGGCCGCCTGGGTCAATGAGCGGCTTCTGGACGCCATCGCCGAGGCCGCCGCCTCGGTCATGGGCAAACGGCCCAAGGTGGCCGTGGTCGCCGCCGATGCCCGGCCCGGCCCGCACCCCCATGAAAAGGACCGGGGGCCGAAGGCGCCCGTGACCATCGTCCCCCTCGGACTGCCGCCGGCCATGCCGCTACGCACCGTGGCCGAGGACCGCTTCCGGTTCTCCTTCGACGACTTCGTGGTCGGTCCGAGCAACGAGTTGGCCTACGTGGCCTCCAAGGGAATCTGCGAGCGCACCCTGGCCTCGGAGCAGCTTTTTATAACCTCCGCCCCGGGACTGGGAAAAACCCACCTGCTCCAGGCCATCGGGCAGCAGTTATGCCTCGGCGGCGGCAAGGCCCGGCCCCGGGTGGTCTATCTCACGGCCGAGGAATTCGCCGGCCGCCTGATCATGGCCATCAAGGCCCGCGACGTGGAGCGGTTCAAGACCTCCTTTCGGGAGAGCGTGGACGTCTTGCTCCTCGAAGACATTCATTTTTTCCGGGACAAGCCGCGCATCCAGGCCGAATTGCTCAATACCTTGAAGGCCCTGCGATCCCGGGGCTGCCGGCTGGTGTTCACCAGTTCCTTTCTGCCCAAGGAGCTTTCCGGCGTGGACGACCAGTTGGCCTCGCGGTTCTGCTCCGGGTTTCTGGCCGGCATCGAGCCCCCGGATCTGCCCACCAGAAAGCGGATCCTCGAACGCAAGGCCGCCGTGCATCAGGTGCTTTTGCCCGAGAACGTCTCGGACCTTCTGGCCGAACACCTGCGTGCCGACATCAGGCAGATCGAGAGCTGCATTCAGAATCTGGCCCTCAAGGCCAGGCTCTTGAACCGGGGCATTTCCCTGGAAATGGCCTGGGAGGTCCTTGGCAACTACAAGCTGGAAAATCCGACCCTGACGTTGGACGACATCGTGGACTACGTCTGCGACGTCTACCGCATCTCTCCGGAGCTTCTCTCCTCCAAGTCGCGCAAGCGCGAGCACGTCCTGGCCCGAAACACCGCCTTTCTCCTGGCCCGGCGGCATACCGAACTGTCCCTTCAGGACATCGGCCAGCGTTTCAACCGCCGTCACTCCACCGTGGTCAAGGGCATCACCACCCTGGAGCGCCACCTGAGCCTGGAAACCCCTCTGGGCCGCCAGATCGAAAAGACCATGGAGCGCCTCGCGCCTTAG
- a CDS encoding TOBE domain-containing protein has protein sequence MKVSARNLIPGKVKEITMGMVNCELVVEVAPGIEVVSVITKHSVEAMGIKVGSPVKAMIKASSVMLVTD, from the coding sequence ATGAAAGTCAGCGCCCGCAATCTCATTCCCGGCAAGGTCAAGGAAATCACCATGGGCATGGTGAACTGCGAACTGGTCGTCGAGGTGGCTCCGGGCATCGAGGTGGTGTCCGTGATCACCAAGCATTCCGTGGAGGCCATGGGCATCAAGGTCGGCTCCCCGGTCAAGGCCATGATCAAGGCCTCGAGCGTGATGCTCGTCACCGACTAA
- the ruvB gene encoding Holliday junction branch migration DNA helicase RuvB yields the protein MPDDSVRPARLSEFIGQDDLRANLEIFLRAARERGQALDHSLLYGNPGLGKTTLARIMASELGVNLVTTSGPVLERGGDLAAILTNLQRRDILFIDEIHRMPPAVEEILYPAMEDFKLDLIIGQGPGARTVRIDVEPFTLVGATTRIGLLTSPLRDRFGVIFRLEFYAPGELARIVTRAARILGVELSAEAAQVIGERSRGTPRIAGRLLRRVRDFAEVAGAGVLTAEISREALLRMDVDPSGLDQMDRKILSVLIGHFGGGPVGVKTLAVACSEEVRTIEEIYEPYLIQCGLIKRTPRGRVATAKAYHHLKLNPLS from the coding sequence ATGCCCGACGACTCGGTGCGGCCGGCGCGGCTCTCCGAATTCATCGGCCAGGACGACCTGCGGGCCAACCTGGAGATCTTTCTTCGCGCCGCCAGGGAGCGCGGCCAGGCCCTGGACCATAGCCTGCTCTACGGCAACCCGGGCCTGGGCAAGACCACCCTGGCCCGGATCATGGCCTCGGAACTGGGGGTCAACCTGGTGACCACCTCCGGGCCGGTGCTCGAGCGCGGCGGCGACCTGGCGGCCATCCTGACCAATCTGCAGCGCCGGGACATCCTTTTTATCGACGAGATCCACCGCATGCCGCCGGCTGTGGAGGAGATCCTCTATCCGGCCATGGAGGACTTCAAGCTGGATCTGATCATCGGCCAGGGGCCGGGGGCGCGCACGGTACGCATCGACGTGGAACCCTTCACCCTGGTCGGGGCCACCACGCGCATCGGGCTTCTGACCTCGCCGCTTCGCGACCGGTTCGGGGTCATCTTCCGGCTGGAGTTCTATGCGCCAGGGGAACTGGCCCGCATCGTGACCCGGGCGGCCAGGATCCTCGGCGTGGAACTGTCCGCCGAGGCGGCCCAGGTCATCGGGGAACGCTCCCGGGGTACGCCGCGCATCGCGGGCCGGCTGTTGCGCCGGGTGCGCGATTTCGCCGAGGTGGCCGGGGCCGGGGTCCTGACCGCCGAGATCAGCCGCGAGGCGCTGTTGCGCATGGACGTGGATCCAAGCGGCCTGGACCAGATGGACCGCAAGATACTGTCTGTTCTGATCGGCCATTTCGGGGGGGGGCCGGTGGGGGTCAAGACCCTGGCCGTGGCCTGTTCCGAGGAGGTGCGCACCATCGAGGAGATCTATGAGCCCTATCTCATCCAGTGCGGGCTCATAAAGCGCACCCCGCGCGGCCGGGTGGCCACGGCCAAGGCCTACCACCACCTGAAACTGAACCCGCTGTCCTGA
- a CDS encoding efflux RND transporter permease subunit has product MNPSALFINRPVTTTLVMLGLLLFGIMAYNRLPVSDLPNVDFPTIQVTATLSGANPETMASAVATPLEKEFSTIAGIDSMTSVNSLGSTKITLQFSLERNIDAAAQDVQAAITAATRQLPTDMPSPPTYRKVNPADQPILYLAISSPTLRLSDVNEYAETFMAQRISMVSGVAQVMVYGSRKYAVRVQLDPEALASREIGVDEVNAAIKSGNVNLPVGTVAGPVREYTVQSSGKLMNAGAYGPLVVAWKNGSPVRLNEIAKVFDSVEQPRRANWYNFTPAMVLAIQRQPGTNTVGVAQAIKDLLPSFRSQLPASVHLDILFDRSESIKESVGEVKFTLMLTVALVVMVIFLFLRNLTATLIPSLALPMSVVGSFAVMYQMGFSLNNISLMALTLAVGFVVDDAIVMLENIVRHMEQGKTPLQAAMDGSREIFFTIVSMTISLAAVFLPVLFMGGVVGRLFHEFAVTICSAILLSGVVSLTLTPMLCKLMLRPSAHGKRHGRFYRAMEGVFEGMRSFYERTLRATINHKLAVLLFSFLLIGASVYLFRIVPKGFIPSEDNGSLQGVVEGEQGIAIEAMIGHQKKLMDIVSKDPAVDSFMSVVGAGGPNAAGNSGRLMVRLKPREERADHANKVLQRLRGKLAQVPGVRVFLQNPPPISIGGRASKGQYQLTLQSPNIEELYRQGAVLEERLRELALIQDVSSDLEIKNPQLNVSIDRDKASSMGISAYQIEDALATAYGNREVSTIYASNNTYKVMVELDPKYQANPDALALLYVRSKDGKLVTMDSLAKWSVGAGPLSVNHSGQLPSVTLSFNLRPGVSLGDAVTAVGDLARETLPDGISTAFQGEAQAFQSSFKGLWLLLAMAIVVIYIVLGILYESFIHPFTILSGLPSAGVGALLTLYVFGQDLNIYGFVGIIMLIGIVKKNAIMMIDFALETQREGKLDPAQAIFEGALVRFRPIMMTTMAALMGTLPIALGMGAGAEARRPLGLAVVGGLVVSQLLTLYFTPVYYIYLDRLQSWIGRLFRRKAKEAEAAG; this is encoded by the coding sequence ATGAACCCCTCGGCGCTTTTCATAAACAGGCCGGTGACCACCACCCTGGTCATGCTCGGCCTTCTGCTGTTCGGGATCATGGCCTACAACCGGCTGCCCGTGAGCGACCTGCCCAACGTGGATTTCCCCACCATCCAGGTCACGGCCACCCTGTCCGGGGCCAACCCGGAAACCATGGCCTCGGCCGTGGCCACGCCCCTGGAAAAGGAATTCTCCACCATCGCCGGCATCGACTCCATGACCTCGGTCAACAGCCTGGGGTCCACCAAGATCACCCTGCAATTCTCCCTGGAGCGGAATATCGACGCCGCGGCCCAGGACGTGCAGGCGGCCATCACCGCGGCCACGCGCCAACTGCCCACGGACATGCCCAGTCCCCCGACCTACCGCAAGGTCAACCCGGCCGATCAGCCCATCCTGTATCTGGCCATCTCCTCGCCCACGCTACGCCTGTCCGACGTCAACGAATACGCCGAGACGTTCATGGCCCAGCGCATCTCCATGGTCAGCGGCGTGGCCCAGGTGATGGTGTACGGGTCGCGCAAGTACGCCGTGCGCGTCCAACTCGACCCCGAGGCCCTGGCCTCCCGGGAGATCGGCGTGGACGAGGTGAACGCGGCCATCAAAAGCGGCAACGTCAACCTGCCCGTGGGCACCGTGGCCGGTCCGGTACGCGAATATACCGTGCAGTCCAGCGGCAAGCTCATGAACGCCGGGGCCTACGGGCCGCTGGTGGTGGCCTGGAAAAACGGTTCGCCCGTGCGCTTGAACGAGATCGCCAAGGTCTTCGACAGCGTGGAGCAGCCCCGTCGGGCCAACTGGTACAACTTCACCCCGGCCATGGTCCTGGCCATCCAGCGCCAGCCCGGCACCAACACCGTGGGCGTGGCCCAGGCCATCAAGGACCTTTTGCCCTCGTTCCGCTCCCAGCTCCCGGCCTCGGTGCACCTGGACATCCTGTTCGACCGCTCGGAGTCCATCAAGGAGTCCGTGGGCGAGGTCAAATTCACCTTGATGCTCACCGTGGCCCTGGTGGTCATGGTCATTTTCCTTTTCCTGCGCAACCTCACGGCCACCCTCATCCCGAGCCTGGCCCTGCCCATGTCCGTGGTCGGCTCCTTCGCGGTCATGTACCAGATGGGGTTCAGCTTAAATAACATCTCGCTCATGGCCCTGACGCTGGCTGTGGGCTTTGTGGTGGACGACGCCATCGTCATGCTGGAAAACATCGTGCGCCACATGGAGCAGGGGAAAACCCCGCTTCAGGCGGCCATGGACGGGTCCAGGGAGATCTTTTTCACCATCGTGTCCATGACCATCTCCCTGGCCGCCGTGTTCCTGCCGGTCCTGTTCATGGGCGGCGTGGTGGGCCGGCTGTTCCACGAATTCGCGGTGACCATCTGTTCGGCCATCCTGCTCTCGGGCGTGGTCTCCCTGACGCTTACCCCCATGCTGTGCAAGCTCATGCTGCGGCCCTCGGCCCACGGGAAACGGCATGGCCGGTTCTACCGGGCCATGGAGGGGGTTTTCGAGGGCATGCGGTCCTTCTATGAACGGACCCTGCGGGCCACCATCAACCACAAGCTGGCGGTGCTGCTCTTTTCCTTCCTGCTCATCGGGGCCTCCGTGTACCTGTTTCGCATCGTGCCCAAGGGGTTCATCCCCAGCGAGGACAACGGCAGCCTCCAGGGCGTGGTGGAGGGCGAGCAGGGCATCGCCATCGAGGCCATGATCGGACACCAGAAAAAGCTCATGGACATCGTGTCCAAGGACCCGGCCGTGGATTCGTTCATGTCCGTGGTGGGCGCGGGTGGCCCCAACGCCGCCGGCAACTCCGGGCGACTCATGGTCCGCTTAAAGCCCCGCGAGGAGCGCGCCGACCACGCCAACAAGGTCTTGCAGCGCCTGCGCGGCAAGCTGGCCCAGGTGCCCGGGGTGCGGGTGTTCCTGCAGAATCCGCCGCCCATCAGCATCGGCGGCAGGGCCTCCAAGGGCCAGTACCAGTTGACCCTGCAAAGCCCGAATATCGAGGAACTCTACCGCCAGGGAGCGGTCCTGGAGGAGCGCCTGCGGGAATTGGCGTTGATCCAGGACGTCAGCAGCGACCTGGAGATCAAAAACCCCCAGCTCAACGTGAGCATCGACCGGGACAAGGCCTCGTCCATGGGCATCAGCGCCTACCAGATCGAGGACGCCCTGGCCACGGCCTACGGCAACCGGGAGGTCTCCACCATCTATGCCTCGAACAACACCTACAAGGTCATGGTGGAGCTTGATCCGAAGTATCAGGCCAATCCCGACGCCCTGGCGCTCTTGTACGTGCGCTCCAAGGACGGCAAGCTGGTGACCATGGACTCCCTGGCCAAGTGGTCGGTCGGGGCTGGACCGCTTTCGGTCAACCATTCCGGGCAGTTGCCTTCAGTGACCTTGTCCTTCAACCTCAGGCCCGGGGTGTCCCTTGGCGACGCCGTGACCGCCGTTGGGGACCTGGCCCGGGAGACGCTGCCCGACGGCATCAGCACCGCGTTTCAGGGCGAGGCCCAGGCCTTCCAGAGTTCGTTTAAGGGCTTGTGGCTGCTTTTGGCCATGGCCATCGTGGTCATCTACATCGTGCTGGGCATCCTGTACGAGAGCTTCATCCACCCGTTCACCATCCTGTCCGGGTTGCCGTCGGCCGGTGTGGGGGCGCTTCTCACACTCTACGTGTTCGGGCAGGATTTGAATATCTACGGGTTCGTGGGCATCATCATGCTCATCGGCATCGTCAAGAAAAACGCGATCATGATGATCGACTTCGCGCTCGAGACCCAACGCGAGGGCAAGCTCGATCCGGCCCAGGCCATTTTTGAGGGCGCTTTGGTGCGCTTTCGGCCGATCATGATGACCACCATGGCGGCGCTGATGGGCACGCTGCCCATCGCCCTCGGGATGGGCGCCGGGGCCGAGGCCCGGCGCCCGCTGGGGCTGGCGGTGGTGGGGGGGCTTGTGGTGTCGCAGCTTTTGACGCTCTACTTCACGCCGGTCTATTACATCTACCTGGACCGCTTGCAGTCGTGGATTGGGCGGCTTTTCAGGCGCAAGGCCAAGGAGGCCGAGGCGGCGGGGTAG
- a CDS encoding efflux RND transporter periplasmic adaptor subunit, whose product MSTRALSPRALVRCASRSRASDLGLVFAVMVVVALVACSGDKDKAGPKTARPVPVTVAPVVKKTVPVNIQAVGNVESMASVAVKTQVGGLLVEQYVSDGHDVAEGDRLFLIDPRPYELAVTEAEAKIERDTALLQKAEEDLERYARLKEKDVIAKESYDHTLAQARTLRGTIKVNEAERDRARLDLEYATVRSPITGRVGSILLHKGNVIKANDDRTLVVINRIRPIYVSFSVPERHLPDIMARMKTDPVRVEVKVEGDPTPETGVLAAVDNSVDKTTGAIRLKASFGNADAALWPGQFVRVSLNLGERQGAVVVPTSAVQEGLRGPYLYVVRPDNTVETRDLTMFGVVDGETVVETGVVEGETVVVDGQLRLAPGVAVEAKGKTDEAKGKADEAKGKADEAKGEPQGGGGSGGPKEGGK is encoded by the coding sequence GTGTCGACTCGCGCCCTTTCCCCACGCGCCCTTGTCCGTTGCGCGTCTCGCAGCCGGGCATCGGACCTGGGCCTCGTGTTTGCCGTCATGGTGGTGGTGGCCTTGGTCGCCTGTAGCGGGGACAAGGACAAGGCCGGCCCGAAAACCGCCCGGCCCGTCCCGGTGACCGTGGCCCCGGTCGTGAAAAAGACCGTGCCGGTGAACATCCAGGCCGTGGGCAACGTGGAGTCCATGGCCTCGGTGGCGGTCAAGACCCAGGTCGGGGGCCTGCTCGTGGAGCAGTACGTGTCCGACGGGCATGACGTGGCCGAGGGCGACCGGCTGTTCCTCATCGATCCGCGCCCCTATGAACTGGCCGTGACCGAGGCCGAGGCCAAGATCGAACGGGACACGGCGCTTTTGCAAAAGGCTGAGGAGGACCTGGAACGTTACGCCAGGCTCAAGGAAAAAGACGTCATCGCCAAGGAATCCTACGACCACACCCTGGCCCAGGCCCGGACGCTTCGCGGCACCATCAAGGTCAACGAGGCCGAACGGGACCGGGCCAGACTCGACCTGGAATACGCCACCGTGCGTTCGCCCATAACCGGCCGGGTGGGTTCGATTCTTTTGCACAAGGGCAACGTCATCAAGGCCAACGATGATCGGACCCTGGTGGTCATCAACCGCATCCGGCCCATCTACGTCTCCTTTTCCGTGCCCGAGCGGCATCTGCCGGACATCATGGCCCGCATGAAAACCGACCCGGTCCGGGTCGAGGTCAAGGTGGAGGGGGATCCGACGCCCGAGACCGGGGTGCTTGCGGCCGTGGATAACTCCGTGGACAAGACCACCGGGGCCATTCGGCTCAAGGCCAGCTTCGGCAACGCGGACGCCGCGTTGTGGCCCGGCCAGTTCGTGCGGGTGTCCCTGAACCTGGGAGAGCGCCAGGGGGCGGTGGTGGTGCCCACCTCGGCGGTCCAGGAGGGCCTGCGCGGGCCGTATCTCTATGTGGTCAGGCCGGACAACACCGTGGAAACCCGGGACCTGACGATGTTTGGCGTTGTGGACGGCGAGACCGTGGTGGAGACGGGCGTGGTCGAGGGGGAAACCGTGGTGGTGGACGGCCAACTCCGGCTGGCGCCCGGCGTGGCCGTGGAGGCCAAGGGCAAAACCGACGAGGCCAAGGGCAAAGCCGACGAGGCCAAGGGCAAAGCCGACGAGGCCAAGGGCGAACCCCAGGGCGGCGGCGGGTCCGGCGGGCCAAAGGAAGGCGGCAAATGA
- a CDS encoding CerR family C-terminal domain-containing protein → MGEGGQGEETRLRLLLAAGEIFAKNGYQAATIRDICRRAKANVASVHYHFGSKEKLYEAVLRHAHDEALRRYPPDMGLAAASTPEQKLAAYVRAMLLRMLAKGETSWHGALMAREMVEPTPMLGRFVDRFILPRAETLRQIVAEILGPGADPFLAGLCTQSITGQCRNYVFSRPILARLFPELAFDEPGIERLVAHIVRFSLAALKNYHTEAPGVVPTHSGQVSAASSGHGRR, encoded by the coding sequence ATGGGCGAGGGTGGACAGGGCGAGGAAACGCGGCTGCGGCTGCTTTTGGCCGCAGGCGAAATTTTCGCGAAAAATGGCTACCAGGCGGCCACCATTCGGGACATCTGCCGCCGGGCCAAGGCCAATGTGGCCTCAGTGCATTACCATTTCGGCAGCAAGGAGAAGCTGTACGAGGCCGTGTTGCGCCATGCCCACGACGAGGCCCTGCGCCGCTATCCGCCGGACATGGGCCTTGCCGCCGCAAGCACCCCGGAACAGAAACTTGCGGCATACGTTCGGGCCATGCTCCTGCGCATGCTGGCCAAGGGCGAAACCTCCTGGCACGGCGCGCTCATGGCCAGGGAGATGGTCGAACCCACGCCCATGCTGGGCCGCTTCGTGGATCGTTTCATCCTGCCCCGGGCCGAGACCTTGCGGCAGATCGTCGCGGAAATCCTCGGCCCCGGGGCCGACCCCTTCCTTGCCGGGCTGTGCACCCAGAGCATCACCGGGCAATGCCGCAACTACGTCTTTTCCCGTCCCATCCTGGCCCGTCTTTTCCCTGAACTGGCCTTCGACGAGCCGGGCATAGAGCGTCTTGTCGCGCACATCGTGCGGTTTTCCCTGGCGGCCCTGAAGAACTACCATACCGAGGCCCCGGGCGTGGTCCCTACGCACTCCGGCCAGGTCTCGGCGGCATCCTCCGGCCACGGCCGGCGCTAA
- the thiC gene encoding phosphomethylpyrimidine synthase ThiC: MGILAKNTALGRLLAASATSLARAEHLDETVLTGAIDAGRMVLLANPAHKNVTPTLIGQPAMVKVNANIGTSVLINDVKMEMQKVRLAHKAGAHTVMDLSTAGNLHAIRKDIIAASDMPVGTVPLYGLAQKYVTRGQDPSDFSVEEFLEEIERQAEEGVDFMTLHCGVTARGAAMATGDRRVLGIVSRGGSILARWMKRRGAENPLLERFDDVLGICLKHNVTISLGDGLRPGAGADAGDAAQWEEVVTLGELTLRAWERGVQIMIEGPGHVPLHLVQSQIEGIKRLTHYAPLYVLGPLTTDCAPGYDHIAGAIGGAMAAYFGADFLCYLTPAEHLTLPGPEDVWAGVKASLVAAQSAETALGRSWAVARDLAISKARAALDWEAMAREAIDPQMLRKRRENHRDERECAMCGTFCAIRMVTGIDDAPVPRRGKKKG; the protein is encoded by the coding sequence ATGGGCATCCTCGCCAAAAACACCGCCCTCGGCCGGCTTCTGGCCGCCTCCGCCACCTCCCTGGCCCGCGCGGAGCATCTGGACGAAACCGTCTTGACCGGGGCCATCGACGCCGGGCGCATGGTTCTTCTGGCCAACCCGGCCCACAAAAACGTGACTCCCACCCTGATCGGCCAGCCCGCCATGGTGAAAGTCAACGCCAATATCGGCACCTCGGTACTTATCAACGACGTCAAGATGGAGATGCAAAAAGTCCGGCTGGCCCACAAGGCCGGGGCGCACACGGTCATGGACCTGTCCACGGCCGGGAACCTGCACGCCATCCGCAAGGACATCATCGCCGCCTCGGACATGCCGGTGGGCACCGTACCCCTGTACGGCCTGGCCCAGAAATACGTGACCAGAGGGCAGGACCCGAGCGATTTTTCCGTGGAGGAATTTCTGGAGGAAATCGAGCGCCAGGCCGAGGAAGGCGTGGACTTCATGACCCTGCACTGCGGGGTCACGGCCCGGGGCGCGGCCATGGCCACGGGCGATCGCCGGGTTTTGGGCATCGTCTCCCGGGGCGGCTCCATCCTGGCTCGGTGGATGAAGCGCCGGGGCGCGGAAAATCCCCTTCTGGAACGCTTTGACGACGTGCTTGGCATCTGTTTGAAACACAACGTGACCATAAGCCTGGGCGACGGCCTGCGGCCCGGCGCCGGGGCCGACGCCGGAGATGCGGCCCAATGGGAGGAGGTGGTCACCCTTGGGGAACTGACGCTTCGGGCCTGGGAGCGCGGGGTGCAAATCATGATCGAAGGGCCCGGACACGTGCCGCTTCACTTGGTCCAGTCCCAGATCGAGGGCATCAAGCGCCTGACCCACTATGCCCCGCTCTACGTCCTCGGGCCCCTGACCACGGATTGCGCCCCGGGCTACGACCACATCGCCGGGGCTATCGGCGGGGCCATGGCCGCCTATTTCGGCGCGGATTTCCTGTGCTACCTGACCCCGGCCGAGCACCTGACCCTGCCCGGCCCGGAAGACGTGTGGGCCGGGGTCAAGGCCAGCCTGGTGGCGGCCCAAAGCGCCGAGACGGCCCTGGGACGATCCTGGGCCGTGGCCCGGGACCTGGCCATCTCCAAGGCCCGGGCGGCCCTGGACTGGGAGGCCATGGCCCGGGAGGCCATCGACCCGCAGATGCTGCGCAAACGCCGGGAAAACCACCGCGACGAACGCGAATGCGCCATGTGCGGCACGTTCTGCGCCATCCGCATGGTCACCGGCATCGACGACGCGCCCGTGCCAAGACGGGGCAAGAAGAAAGGATAA
- a CDS encoding TOBE domain-containing protein has protein sequence MKVSARNLIPGKVKEITMGMVNCELVVEVAPGIEVVSVITKHSVEAMGIKVGSPVKAMIKASSVMLVTD, from the coding sequence ATGAAAGTCAGCGCCCGCAATCTCATTCCCGGCAAGGTCAAGGAAATCACCATGGGCATGGTGAACTGCGAACTGGTCGTCGAGGTGGCTCCGGGCATCGAGGTGGTGTCCGTGATCACCAAGCATTCCGTGGAGGCCATGGGCATCAAGGTCGGCTCGCCGGTCAAGGCCATGATCAAGGCCTCGAGCGTGATGCTCGTCACCGACTAG
- the gpmA gene encoding 2,3-diphosphoglycerate-dependent phosphoglycerate mutase has protein sequence MHTLVLVRHGESQWNLENRFTGWTDVGLSPRGETEAASAAEVLAKEGYDFDVCLTSVLKRAIKTLDIVLEGMDRMWLPVFKSWRLNERHYGALQGLNKAEMTEKYGEAQVFSWRRSYDVPPPALAPGDPRHPGLDRRYAGLAENELPLTECLKDTVARVLPYWFEEVAPRIQAGQRILIAAHGNSMRAVVKYLDDISDADIAGLNIPTGVPLVYELDKNLCPIRHFYLGDPETIAKSIQAVANQAKAKK, from the coding sequence ATGCATACGCTCGTGCTTGTGCGGCATGGGGAGAGCCAGTGGAACCTGGAGAACCGGTTCACGGGCTGGACGGACGTGGGGCTTTCGCCCCGGGGCGAGACCGAGGCCGCAAGCGCGGCGGAGGTACTGGCCAAGGAAGGCTACGACTTCGACGTGTGCCTGACCTCGGTGCTCAAAAGGGCGATAAAGACTCTGGACATCGTGCTTGAGGGCATGGACCGCATGTGGCTGCCGGTTTTCAAGTCCTGGCGGCTCAACGAACGGCATTACGGGGCGCTACAGGGATTGAACAAGGCCGAGATGACCGAGAAGTACGGCGAGGCCCAGGTGTTTTCCTGGCGGCGCAGCTATGACGTGCCGCCGCCGGCCCTGGCCCCTGGCGATCCGCGCCATCCTGGCCTGGACCGGCGCTACGCCGGGCTGGCCGAAAACGAACTGCCCCTGACCGAATGCCTGAAAGACACCGTGGCCCGGGTTCTGCCCTACTGGTTCGAGGAGGTGGCCCCGCGCATCCAGGCCGGCCAGCGCATCCTGATCGCGGCCCACGGCAATTCCATGCGGGCCGTGGTCAAGTACCTCGATGACATAAGCGACGCGGACATCGCCGGGCTGAACATCCCCACCGGCGTGCCCCTGGTCTACGAGCTGGACAAAAACCTGTGCCCGATACGCCATTTCTACCTTGGCGACCCCGAGACCATCGCCAAGAGCATCCAGGCCGTGGCAAATCAGGCCAAGGCGAAAAAATAA